From Camelina sativa cultivar DH55 chromosome 20, Cs, whole genome shotgun sequence, the proteins below share one genomic window:
- the LOC104771795 gene encoding F-box/kelch-repeat protein At4g38940-like, which translates to MDLCGVPLSKRPSPIASLPDEIVVDIIARVSRSYYPTISLVSRRFRSIITSSELYMRRSLLRCAEHCLYALLYNPKTCDYRWYILRRNGFVLIPCLPPMPAHGIFVAVGSKIYVLGGVYDSSATSSVLIIDCASHTVQPVSSIPKPMADTVAGTINGKIYVIGEFELSKGVVSKSVMVLNREKQMWEPEMMMNPGVNIGQLWSGCVVMEGKIYMRDSVNSFVYDPKERKWEMEEMLNSKKWEYACVVDDMLYYYDCRKNKLRVYDTKHKCWGVVKGVERTSAEPEPSRLSLPKSSWWSYTMSCGEKLVVFLPKEKDRTKTTGIWCAEIALERRQGGEVWGKVERCAAVINGDFFFVRCLAVMV; encoded by the coding sequence ATGGATTTGTGCGGCGTTCCTCTCTCGAAACGACCATCTCCGATTGCGTCACTTCCAGATGAAATCGTGGTGGATATAATAGCGCGTGTATCAAGATCCTATTACCCAACAATCTCTCTCGTTTCCAGACGTTTCCGATCAATCATAACGTCGTCTGAGCTGTACATGAGACGATCCTTGTTACGTTGTGCCGAACACTGTCTCTATGCTCTCCTCTACAACCCTAAAACCTGTGATTACCGTTGGTACATCCTCCGCCGCAACGGCTTTGTCCTTATCCCTTGTCTTCCTCCTATGCCTGCTCATGGAATCTTTGTTGCGGTTGGTTCAAAGATATACGTTTTGGGTGGTGTTTACGATTCCAGTGCGACTTCGAGTGTCTTAATCATCGATTGTGCGTCTCACACGGTGCAGCCTGTCTCTAGCATTCCCAAGCCGATGGCTGATACGGTCGCTGGCACCATCAACGGGAAGATTTACGTGATTGGTGAGTTTGAATTGTCTAAAGGTGTGGTTTCAAAGAGTGTTATGGTGTTgaatagagagaaacaaatGTGGGAGcctgagatgatgatgaatccagGTGTGAATATAGGTCAGTTGTGGTCTGGTTGTGTGGTAATGGAGGGTAAGATTTACATGAGGGATTCGGTGAATAGCTTTGTTTACGACCCAAAGGAGAGGAAATGGGAAATGGAGGAGATGTTGAATTCTAAGAAGTGGGAGTATGCGTGTGTTGTTGATGATATGTTGTATTACTACGACTGTCGCAAGAACAAGTTAAGAGTGTATGATACAAAGCACAAATGTTGGGGAGTGGTGAAAGGTGTGGAGAGAACGTCGGCTGAGCCTGAGCCGAGTCGTCTGAGTCTGCCAAAATCTTCGTGGTGGTCGTATACCATGAGTTGCGGTGAGAAGCTGGTTGTGTTCTTGCCTAAAGAGAAAGACAGGACGAAGACAACAGGGATTTGGTGCGCCGAGATCGCACTCGAAAGACGCCAAGGTGGAGAGGTTTGGGGTAAAGTTGAGCGGTGTGCTGCTGTGATTAATGGTGATTTTTTCTTTGTGAGATGTTTAGCTGTTATGGTTTGA
- the LOC104771791 gene encoding transcription initiation factor TFIID subunit 14b isoform X2 translates to MTSSSSSKKQAQDQPETSEPTLKSLKTKMTKSDEKKKLKDIEISVPIVYGNVAFWLGKKASEYQSHKWAVYVRGATNEDISVVVKKVVFQLHSSFNNPTRVIEEPPFEVSESGWGEFEIAMTLHFHSDVCDKPLSLYHHLKLYPEDESGPLTMKKPVVVESYDEIVFPDPSESFLARVQNHLALTFPRLPSGYNLPAPMQVDDTGKKKRGDTKDHSLGQWFTSFSEADELLQLAAARQQVQAHIAKLRRQISVLEGQNQTIKTGSDL, encoded by the exons ATGACGAGCAGCTCGTCATCAAAGAAACAGGCTCAGGATCAGCCTGAGACTAGCGAACCCACTCTCAAGTCTCTCAAAACCAAGATGACTAAATCCGACGAAAag AAGAAGCTTAAAGACATTGAAATAAGCGTTCCAATTGTGTATGGTAACGTTGCATTTTGGCTTGGCAAGAAGGCTAGCGA GTATCAATCTCACAAGTGGGCTGTATATGTCCGTGGAGCAACAAATGAAGATATCAGTGTTGTAGTAAAGAAAGTGGTTTTTCAGCTTCATTCTAGTTTCAACAACCCGACGAGAGTTATCGAGGAGCCTCCATTCGAGGTATCAGAGTCTGGTTGGGGAGAATTCGAGATTGCAATGACTTTGCATTTCCACAGCGATGTCTGCGACAAGCCATTGAGTTT ATATCATCATTTAAAGTTATACCCGGAAGATGAATCAGGTCCTTTGACAATGAAGAAGCCTGTGGTTGTGGAATCTTATGACGAGATTGTGTTTCCTGATCCTTCAGAAAGTTTTCTAGCTAGGGTTCAGAATCATCTGGCTTTGACCTTTCCACGATTACCCTCTGGTTACAACTTGCCTGCTCCTA TGCAAGTTGATGATACCgggaaaaagaagagaggtGATACGAAAGATCATAGTTTGGGACAATGGTTCACGAGTTTCTCTGAAGCAGATGAGTTATTACAGCTCGCTGCTGCTCGTCAACAG GTTCAAGCACATATTGCGAAACTGAGGCGACAAATAAGTGTGCTGGAGGGACAGAATCAGACTATTAAAACAGGGTCAGACCTGTGA
- the LOC104771792 gene encoding uncharacterized protein LOC104771792 — protein sequence MDEPFLDDDELLECVELIEATMNADGFGGLPPPPVPVSIPAPEMTTTTISSSVYHHPMQLQSYTGQRKQIPVRDPFSSYSPPRELSQRVGGRGGGFNDALMDYSTVTTARKPISPPTSSIRRFDSEKDLEIDRLKKELGRVSKQLLDLEQECSQLKKGKNKETESRNLCADKNGQCAITVHASSSKGTNLEPDVATASVHHREIDSTTGLDDKRSFKTTGVQADLANHADLSKKLLDIWCTSNYQDPRKNLISELLLACSTDLQILFSFMKISTPSQDIDKQEAKTSSNMQSSEALESEKVYHLYSAITKISYGFVNLKTLVEPLLDLCKVENAVLVHRSLHVLHVLLEHISGVEKRYEASQGNTDNAQPSWDANWHSLFELMIQIASKRTEKDVKLEALSIMNIIVMSTNAYTERETFVSKEVFGSISLLLRKEGGVHVRKEATLLFYLLLNCPKLLDSFDSLHVGRNSSDTENDSEGNLFALEAFGKIFEGLADCLTSPRKTSEDLELCRSVIMILALAASSGNSGYELLSEHKLPQDTNFLMLILQLLAAEIDSEETEFHPKAEIFKERTLLMREILILLDRLVSGSSSSATILRELTKSRDMASLTVDVATRLSRKRNLLGQPESSVERIRNTEIMDLARIFKKRVFAFLESLGDNIT from the exons aTGGATGAGCCATTCTTGGATGATGACGAGTTACTGGAATGCGTGGAGTTGATCGAAGCCACCATGAATGCCGATGGTTTTGGCGGCCTACCTCCTCCGCCTGTTCCAGTGTCTATACCGGCTCCGGAGATGACTACGACGACGATTTCATCGTCTGTATATCATCACCCTATGCAATTACAATCCTATACGGgacaaaggaaacaaattccAGTTCGTGATCCTTTCTCTAGTTATTCTCCACCTAGAGAACTCTCTCAAAGAGTAGGAGGAAGAGGAGGGGGTTTCAATGACGCGTTAATGGATTACTCTACGGTTACTACTGCTCGTAAACCAATCTCTCCTCCGACTTCTTCTATTCGTCGCTTTGATAGTGAGAAAGATCTCGAAATTGATCGCTTAAAG AAGGAGCTAGGGCGTGTCTCGAAGCAATTGCTTGATTTG GAACAAGAATGTTCTCAGcttaaaaaggggaaaaacaaagaaacagaatcGAGAAACTTGTGTGCTGATAAAAATGGCCAATGTGCTATAACAGTTcatgcttcttcttctaagGGAACAAACTT GGAACCAGATGTTGCAACTGCTTCAGTACATCATCGAGAAATCGACTCTACAACAGGGTTGGATGATAAAAGAA GTTTCAAGACCACTGGTGTTCAGGCGGATCTGGCTAATCACGCTGACCTTTCAAAGAAACTGCTAGATATCTGGTGCACCTCAAACTATCAAGATCCAAGGAAAAATCTAATCTCAGAGTTGCTACTGGCTTGTTCAACAGATCTCCAGATACTCTTTAGTTTTATGAAGATCAGTACGCCTAGCCAAGATATTGACAAACAGGAAGCCAAAACCTCGTCAAACATGCAATCTTCTGAAGCCTTAGAATCTGAAAAAGTTTATCATTTGTACTCTGCAATAACAAAG ATCAGCTATGGGTTTGTAAATTTGAAGACCTTGGTTGAACCACTACTTGATCTTTGTAAAGTGGAGAAT GCTGTTCTTGTTCATAGATCTCTGCATGTACTACATGTGCTGTTGGAACATATATCTGGTGTTGAAAAGAGATATGAAGCCAG TCAAGGAAATACTGATAACGCTCAGCCAAGTTGGGATGCAAACTGGCATTCTCTGTTTGAATTGATGATTCAAATTGCCAGTAAAAGAACCGAAAAGGATGTCAAACTGGAAGCATTGTCGATAATGAACATAATCGTGATGAGCACTAATGCTTATACCGAGAGGGAAAC TTTTGTCTCCAAGGAAGTGTTTGGGAGCATTTCATTACTTTTACGAAAAGAAGGGGGTGTACATGTACGGAAAGAAGCTACTCTTCTTTTTTACTTGCTGCTCAACT GCCCCAAACTGCTCGACAGCTTTGATTCTCTCCATGTGGGAAGGAACTCCTCAGATACTGAAAACGACAGTGAAGGGAATCTCTTTGCTTTGGAAGCATTTGGTAAAATCTTTGAAGGTTTAGCAGATTGTTTGACTTCTCCTAGAAAGACATCAGAG GATCTGGAACTTTGTCGGAGTGTAATAATGATCTTGGCTTTAGCAGCTTCTTCAGGAAACTCGGGCTATGAACTACTTTCAGAGCACAAACTACCTCAAGATACCAACTTTTTAATGTTGATACTTCAGCTTTTAGCTGCGGAAATAGACTCGGAAGAAACAGAGTTTCATCCAAAAGCAGAAATTTTCAAAGAGAG GACACTATTGATGAGAGAGATACTGATATTACTAGACAGACTCGTCTCCGGCTCGTCAAGCTCTGCTACAATTCTAAGGGAACTAACAAAAAGCAGAGACATGGCGAGCCTGACGGTTGATGTAGCCACACGATTATCCCGTAAAAGAAACTTACTTGGACAACCTGAAAGCAGTGTTGAGAGAATTAGGAATACCGAAATCATGGATTTAGCCCGCATTTTCAAGAAACGGGTTTTTGCCTTCTTAGAATCTTTAGGTGACAATATTACATAA
- the LOC104771796 gene encoding uncharacterized protein LOC104771796, with the protein MMSEEYQESDIIFSDQTVFPNYNQETKLSNTRNVEKSRRRRERVEKTSPVRIPTNNFRFMEWDTAEEDEDKTPPHVIIERRMKEQIAFSVCTLKGRDLSRHRNSVLRMTGFLEA; encoded by the coding sequence ATGATGTCCGAAGAATATCAAGAATCAGACATTATATTTTCCGACCAAACCGTATTCCCAAACTATAACCAAGAAACTAAACTCTCTAACACTAGAAACGTCGAGAAGAGTAGAAGACGACGGGAGAGGGTGGAGAAAACGTCTCCGGTGAGAATCCCGACGAATAATTTCCGGTTTATGGAATGGGACACGGCGGAGGAAGATGAGGACAAGACTCCTCCACACGTTATAATCGAAAGAAGAATGAAAGAGCAAATAGCGTTTTCGGTTTGTACTCTTAAAGGAAGAGACTTGAGCCGTCACCGGAACTCCGTTCTTAGGATGACCGGATTTTTAGAAGCTTGA
- the LOC104771791 gene encoding transcription initiation factor TFIID subunit 14b isoform X1, with the protein MTSSSSSKKQAQDQPETSEPTLKSLKTKMTKSDEKQKKLKDIEISVPIVYGNVAFWLGKKASEYQSHKWAVYVRGATNEDISVVVKKVVFQLHSSFNNPTRVIEEPPFEVSESGWGEFEIAMTLHFHSDVCDKPLSLYHHLKLYPEDESGPLTMKKPVVVESYDEIVFPDPSESFLARVQNHLALTFPRLPSGYNLPAPMQVDDTGKKKRGDTKDHSLGQWFTSFSEADELLQLAAARQQVQAHIAKLRRQISVLEGQNQTIKTGSDL; encoded by the exons ATGACGAGCAGCTCGTCATCAAAGAAACAGGCTCAGGATCAGCCTGAGACTAGCGAACCCACTCTCAAGTCTCTCAAAACCAAGATGACTAAATCCGACGAAAag CAGAAGAAGCTTAAAGACATTGAAATAAGCGTTCCAATTGTGTATGGTAACGTTGCATTTTGGCTTGGCAAGAAGGCTAGCGA GTATCAATCTCACAAGTGGGCTGTATATGTCCGTGGAGCAACAAATGAAGATATCAGTGTTGTAGTAAAGAAAGTGGTTTTTCAGCTTCATTCTAGTTTCAACAACCCGACGAGAGTTATCGAGGAGCCTCCATTCGAGGTATCAGAGTCTGGTTGGGGAGAATTCGAGATTGCAATGACTTTGCATTTCCACAGCGATGTCTGCGACAAGCCATTGAGTTT ATATCATCATTTAAAGTTATACCCGGAAGATGAATCAGGTCCTTTGACAATGAAGAAGCCTGTGGTTGTGGAATCTTATGACGAGATTGTGTTTCCTGATCCTTCAGAAAGTTTTCTAGCTAGGGTTCAGAATCATCTGGCTTTGACCTTTCCACGATTACCCTCTGGTTACAACTTGCCTGCTCCTA TGCAAGTTGATGATACCgggaaaaagaagagaggtGATACGAAAGATCATAGTTTGGGACAATGGTTCACGAGTTTCTCTGAAGCAGATGAGTTATTACAGCTCGCTGCTGCTCGTCAACAG GTTCAAGCACATATTGCGAAACTGAGGCGACAAATAAGTGTGCTGGAGGGACAGAATCAGACTATTAAAACAGGGTCAGACCTGTGA
- the LOC104771793 gene encoding 26S proteasome non-ATPase regulatory subunit 13 homolog A-like isoform X2, translated as MAALQYLESLKNAHPELGEWYNSLADLYQKKLWHQLTIKLEQFIALAVFQAGDALIQFYHNFITDFETKINLLKLAHFAVVVSRQYSEKEAAVSYLESVIEKLRATKEPRITEPIIYIETQKALFKLEQGDQKECKKILDDGKSSLDSMTDIDPSVYANFYWVSSQYHKFRQEFSDFYKSALLYLAYTSVEDLSESFKLDLAFDLSLSALLGENIYNFGELLAHPILKSLLGTNVEWLYHILQAFNHGDLVQYQELCRVHNASLIAQPALVENEKKLLEKINILCLIEIIFSLLLFNIIPLSIIAERTKLSIEDVEHLLMKSLSVHLIEGIIDQVNGTVYVSWAQPRVLGIPQIKALRDQLDSWVDKVHTTLLSVEAETPDLVAA; from the exons ATGGCTGCTCTACAATACTTGGAATCTCTGAAAAATGCGCATCCAGAGCTCGGTGAATGGTACAATTCCCTAGCAGATCTGTATCAGAAAAAGCTCTGGCATCAACTCACCATTAAGCTCGAGCAGTTCATCGCTCTCGCCGTCTTCCAG GCTGGTGATGCTTTAATTCAGTTCTATCACAATTTCATCACTGACTTTGAGACGAAGATCAATCTTCTGAAGCTTGCACATTTTGCTGTGGTGGTCTCCCGACAGTACTCTGAGAAAGAAGCTGCAGTTAGCTACCTTGAAAGCGTGATTGAGAAACTTAGAGCTACTAAAGAGCCTCGGATTACTGAGCCAATCATTTACATAGAAACACAGAAAGCTCTATTCAAGCTTGAGCAAGGTGATCAGAAGGAGTGTAAGAAAATCTTGGACGATGGAAAGAGCTCTCTTGATAGTATGACTGACATTGACCCATCGGTCTATGCCAACTTCTATTGGGTGTCTTCTCAGTACCACAAGTTCCGTCAAGAGTTTTCTGATTTCTACAAAAGTGCTCTACTTTATCTTGCTTATACGTCTGTGGAGGACCTCTCAGAATCGTTTAAGCTG GATTTGGCTTTTGATTTGTCACTTTCAGCTCTACTTGGAGAAAACATCTACAACTTTGGGGAGCTGTTAGCCCATCCCATT TTGAAAAGTCTCCTTGGAACAAATGTGGAATGGCTTTACCACATTCTCCAGGCGTTCAACCATGGTGATTTAGTTCAGTATCAAGAGCTATGCCGTGTGCACAACGCCTCCTTGATTGCCCAACCAGCACTGGTTGAGAACGAGAAGAAGCTATTGGAAAAGATTAACATTCTCTGCCTTATCGAGATCATCTTCAG TCTGTTACTTTTCAACATCATTCCTTTGAGTATCATTGCTGAGCGAACTAAACTTTCCATTGAAGATGTTGAGCACCTTCTCATGAAGAGCCTTTCT GTGCATCTTATTGAGGGAATCATAGACCAAGTGAATGGAACAGTTTACGTCTCATGGGCACAACCGAGAGTACTAGGGATTCCACAGATCAAGGCTTTGAGAGATCAATTGGACAGCTGGGTCGACAAAGTTCACACCACTTTGCTATCTGTTGAAGCCGAGACACCAGATCTTGTTGCAGCATAA
- the LOC104771793 gene encoding 26S proteasome non-ATPase regulatory subunit 13 homolog A-like isoform X1: MAALQYLESLKNAHPELGEWYNSLADLYQKKLWHQLTIKLEQFIALAVFQAGDALIQFYHNFITDFETKINLLKLAHFAVVVSRQYSEKEAAVSYLESVIEKLRATKEPRITEPIIYIETQKALFKLEQGDQKECKKILDDGKSSLDSMTDIDPSVYANFYWVSSQYHKFRQEFSDFYKSALLYLAYTSVEDLSESFKLDLAFDLSLSALLGENIYNFGELLAHPILKSLLGTNVEWLYHILQAFNHGDLVQYQELCRVHNASLIAQPALVENEKKLLEKINILCLIEIIFSIIAERTKLSIEDVEHLLMKSLSVHLIEGIIDQVNGTVYVSWAQPRVLGIPQIKALRDQLDSWVDKVHTTLLSVEAETPDLVAA, from the exons ATGGCTGCTCTACAATACTTGGAATCTCTGAAAAATGCGCATCCAGAGCTCGGTGAATGGTACAATTCCCTAGCAGATCTGTATCAGAAAAAGCTCTGGCATCAACTCACCATTAAGCTCGAGCAGTTCATCGCTCTCGCCGTCTTCCAG GCTGGTGATGCTTTAATTCAGTTCTATCACAATTTCATCACTGACTTTGAGACGAAGATCAATCTTCTGAAGCTTGCACATTTTGCTGTGGTGGTCTCCCGACAGTACTCTGAGAAAGAAGCTGCAGTTAGCTACCTTGAAAGCGTGATTGAGAAACTTAGAGCTACTAAAGAGCCTCGGATTACTGAGCCAATCATTTACATAGAAACACAGAAAGCTCTATTCAAGCTTGAGCAAGGTGATCAGAAGGAGTGTAAGAAAATCTTGGACGATGGAAAGAGCTCTCTTGATAGTATGACTGACATTGACCCATCGGTCTATGCCAACTTCTATTGGGTGTCTTCTCAGTACCACAAGTTCCGTCAAGAGTTTTCTGATTTCTACAAAAGTGCTCTACTTTATCTTGCTTATACGTCTGTGGAGGACCTCTCAGAATCGTTTAAGCTG GATTTGGCTTTTGATTTGTCACTTTCAGCTCTACTTGGAGAAAACATCTACAACTTTGGGGAGCTGTTAGCCCATCCCATT TTGAAAAGTCTCCTTGGAACAAATGTGGAATGGCTTTACCACATTCTCCAGGCGTTCAACCATGGTGATTTAGTTCAGTATCAAGAGCTATGCCGTGTGCACAACGCCTCCTTGATTGCCCAACCAGCACTGGTTGAGAACGAGAAGAAGCTATTGGAAAAGATTAACATTCTCTGCCTTATCGAGATCATCTTCAG TATCATTGCTGAGCGAACTAAACTTTCCATTGAAGATGTTGAGCACCTTCTCATGAAGAGCCTTTCT GTGCATCTTATTGAGGGAATCATAGACCAAGTGAATGGAACAGTTTACGTCTCATGGGCACAACCGAGAGTACTAGGGATTCCACAGATCAAGGCTTTGAGAGATCAATTGGACAGCTGGGTCGACAAAGTTCACACCACTTTGCTATCTGTTGAAGCCGAGACACCAGATCTTGTTGCAGCATAA
- the LOC104771797 gene encoding subtilisin-like protease SBT5.5, giving the protein MNIKAMRLIFLSLLLLLIPLLASCTKEKQVYIVYFGEHKGDKAFDEIEAHHHSYLQSVKESEEDAKSSLLYSYKHSINGFAAELTADQASRLKGLRGVLSVFKSNPRKYKLHTTRSWEFVGLKEDEGEDYRGDGNGRRHKYDMNDRFRVGRKFLNKAKHGDGVIVGLIDSGVWPESRSFDDKGMGPIPESWNGICQTGVAFNSSHCNRKIIGARYYARGYERYYGPFNAEANNDFLSPRDADGHGSHTASTAVGRRVKGVSALGGIAMGTASGGASLARLAVYKACWAIPNAEKYVTNTCFDEDMLAAFDDAIADGVNVISISIGAVEPQTYLEDGIAIGALHAVKRDIVVAASAGNDGPAGETLSNPAPWIITVGASSLDRFFVGGLELGDGYKFESDSLTTLKMDNFAPLVYAPDVVVPWGSRNEASLCLPNSLSPDLVKGKVVLCLRGFGSGSTIGKGLEVKRAGGVGMILANSRDNDAFDVVSHFVPTALVFSSTVDRILDYIYNDYEPVAFIKPAETILYRNQPKDSFYPYKPAPFMTSFSSRGPNWVDANILKPDIIAPGLNILAAWSGADSASKDSIDQRVSDYSLDSGTSMACPHVAGAIALLKSMHPTWSSAAIRSALMTTASMTNQDNEPIQDYDGSPANPFALGSGHFRPTKAASPGLVYDASYGSYLLYCCSVGLTNIDPTFKCPSEIPPGYNLNYPSISIPYLIGTVTVTRTVTCVGRSANSTSVYVFKAQPPFGVNVKAEPNVLVFDRIGQKKQFNIIFTTNPYEFTGEARRDRYRFGWFSWSDGHHVVRSPIAVSLV; this is encoded by the exons atgaatATTAAGGCCATGAGACTAATTTTTCTCTCCCTTCTCCTACTTCTCATTCCTCTGTTAGCTTCATGCACTAAAGAGAAACAG GtgtatattgtttattttggaGAACATAAAGGTGATAAAGCATTTGATGAAATTGAAGCTCATCATCACTCTTATCTTCAATCCGTTAAAGAATCCGAAGAAGATGCCAAATCTTCGCTATTGTATAGCTACAAACATAGCATCAATGGCTTCGCGGCTGAGCTAACAGCGGACCAAGCCTCTAGACTCAAAG GACTGAGAGGAGTTTTATCGGTATTCAAGAGCAATCCAAGAAAGTATAAGCTCCATACGACAAGATCATGGGAATTTGTAGGGTTAAAGGAGGATGAAGGCGAAGATTATCGTGGTGATGGTAATGGTCGACGTCACAAATATGATATGAATGACCGGTTTCGTGTTGGGAGAAAGTTTTTGAACAAGGCAAAACACGGCGATGGGGTCATAGTTGGTCTTATCGATAGTG GGGTGTGGCCAGAATCAAGGAGTTTCGATGACAAAGGAATGGGACCAATTCCAGAATCTTGGAATGGAATCTGCCAAACCGGAGTTGCCTTCAATTCTTCCCATTGTAATCG GAAAATTATCGGAGCAAGGTACTATGCAAGAGGGTACGAGAGATATTACGGACCGTTCAATGCCGAAGCTAACAACGACTTCTTGTCTCCACGCGACGCCGATGGACATGGTTCCCACACAGCTTCAACCGCTGTTGGTCGCCGAGTAAAGGGTGTTTCTGCCCTCGGCGGTATCGCAATGGGCACTGCTTCAGGCGGCGCTTCACTAGCTCGTCTCGCCGTTTACAAAGCTTGTTGGGCGATTCCAAACGCTGAAAAATACGTCACAAACACTTGTTTTGATGAAGATATGTTGGCTGCGTTTGACGATGCGATTGCTGATGGCGTCAATGTTATTAGTATTTCGATTGGAGCGGTTGAGCCGCAAACGTATTTAGAGGATGGAATCGCGATAGGAGCGTTACATGCTGTTAAGAGAGATATTGTTGTTGCGGCAAGTGCAGGAAATGATGGACCCGCGGGGGAAACTCTGTCGAATCCAGCTCCGTGGATTATTACCGTCGGAGCTAGTAGTCTTGATCGGTTTTTTGTCGGTGGTCTTGAACTTGGTGATGGCTATAAATTCGAG tCGGACTCATTAACGACACTAAAGATGGACAATTTTGCTCCTCTAGTCTATGCTCCTGACGTGGTTGTTCCCTGGGGTTCAAGGAACGAAGCatc GCTATGTTTACCCAATTCACTTTCACCGGATCTTGTAAAAGGTAAAGTGGTATTATGTTTGAGAGGTTTCGGTTCAGGTTCAACGATTGGTAAAGGTCTTGAGGTAAAACGAGCCGGAGGAGTCGGTATGATATTAGCAAATTCTCGGGATAACGATGCGTTCGACGTTGTGTCTCATTTCGTACCGACTGCTTTGGTTTTCTCATCCACGGTCGATAGGATTCTCGATTACATCTACAATGACTATGAACCCGTGGCTTTCATCAAACCAGCAGAAACAATACTTTACCGTAACCAACCAAAAGATTCGTTTTACCCATACAAACCGGCTCCTTTTATGACTAGTTTCTCTAGTAGAGGCCCAAATTGGGTAGATGCTAACATTCTAAAG CCGGATATTATCGCGCCAGGATTGAATATATTGGCCGCATGGAGCGGGGCAGATTCGGCGAGCAAAGATTCGATAGACCAACGTGTTTCAGATTATAGTCTTGACTCAGGAACTTCTATGGCTTGTCCTCATGTTGCTGGTGCAATTGCCCTTCTCAAAAGCATGCATCCCACATGGAGTAGTGCTGCTATAAGATCTGCCCTCATGACCACTG CTTCGATGACCAACCAGGACAACGAACCAATCCAAGACTATGACGGCTCTCCCGCGAACCCATTTGCGCTTGGGTCAGGACATTTTCGACCAACAAAAGCTGCGTCTCCCGGTTTAGTCTACGATGCATCATACGGATCTTACCTTCTCTATTGCTGCTCGGTTGGTTTAACCAATATTGATCCGACGTTCAAATGTCCTAGTGAAATCCCTCCCGGTTATAACCTAAATTACCCTTCAATCTCAATTCCATACCTCATTGGGACAGTGACCGTCACGAGGACGGTCACATGTGTTGGACGATCAGCTAATTCAACAAGCGTAtatgtctttaaagctcaacCACCGTTTGGTGTCAATGTTAAGGCTGAACCGAATGTTTTGGTTTTCGATCGTATTGGTCAGAAGAAGCAGTTTAACATCATTTTCACGACAAATCCATACGAGTTTACAGGTGAGGCTAGGAGGGATCGATATCGGTTTGGATGGTTTAGTTGGAGCGATGGACATCATGTTGTGAGGAGTCCAATTGCTGTTTCATTAGTTTGA